One genomic window of Campylobacter fetus subsp. fetus includes the following:
- a CDS encoding patatin-like phospholipase family protein — MKRSELKIGLALSGGGIRAAIYHLGVLKYLAENNLLEQVTHISSVSGASMCVGLLYAKNNMRFPTSSEYLTTILPTLKDQILNVNLEQKAIIEAIFKFKFNKKANAIALALAKHWGINGGFGDISKKPLWSVVCTSYETGKHFRFSQDIVGDWAFGYIKDSNFPLADAIAASAAFPFLIGTYEIDTKPFEWCDKSGTKIEPKSDKLHLWDGGVYDNFGLEPIYQMENNGMYSDDVNFCILSNAGKSISFQSKKTVTRIVDVTTDQISILRARAFRDFIFRNKNGYYLKMGRDFSEVVRRAKQDMSLADKYKNDFLSEEDCQKVANYPTTLKNPTEQDFDLILRQGYESIIYNKLVFDFIEP; from the coding sequence ATGAAAAGATCTGAATTGAAAATCGGTTTAGCATTGTCTGGAGGAGGCATTAGAGCTGCGATTTATCATCTTGGAGTTCTAAAATATCTAGCCGAAAATAACCTTTTAGAGCAAGTTACGCATATATCGTCAGTATCTGGAGCTAGTATGTGTGTAGGGCTTTTGTATGCTAAAAACAATATGCGTTTTCCTACTAGTAGTGAGTATTTAACTACTATTTTGCCGACTCTTAAAGACCAAATTTTAAACGTAAATTTAGAGCAAAAGGCTATTATAGAAGCTATTTTTAAGTTTAAATTTAATAAAAAAGCTAACGCCATTGCTTTGGCTCTTGCTAAACATTGGGGAATTAATGGAGGATTTGGCGATATATCTAAAAAACCTTTATGGAGTGTTGTTTGCACGAGTTACGAAACAGGTAAACACTTTCGTTTTTCACAAGATATTGTTGGAGACTGGGCTTTTGGATATATTAAAGATTCTAATTTTCCATTAGCTGACGCGATAGCCGCTAGTGCAGCGTTTCCATTTTTGATAGGAACTTACGAGATAGATACTAAGCCTTTTGAATGGTGCGATAAATCAGGAACTAAAATCGAGCCTAAAAGCGATAAATTGCATTTGTGGGATGGTGGCGTTTATGATAATTTTGGTCTTGAGCCGATTTATCAAATGGAAAATAACGGAATGTACTCAGATGATGTTAATTTTTGCATACTTAGTAATGCGGGTAAATCTATATCATTTCAGTCAAAAAAGACAGTCACGCGTATAGTTGATGTAACGACAGATCAAATATCGATCTTAAGAGCTAGAGCATTTCGTGATTTCATTTTTAGAAATAAAAACGGTTATTATCTAAAAATGGGTCGGGATTTTAGTGAAGTTGTTAGACGAGCAAAACAAGATATGAGTTTGGCAGATAAGTATAAAAATGATTTTTTGAGCGAAGAGGACTGCCAAAAAGTGGCAAATTATCCAACTACGCTTAAAAATCCTACTGAACAGGATTTTGATCTTATATTAAGGCAAGGATATGAGAGCATCATATACAATAAACTTGTTTTTGATTTTATAGAGCCATAA
- a CDS encoding replication-associated recombination protein A produces the protein MDLSNDFRPNNINDMVGQKDIVELFSKFIKSKKIPHSLFFGATGCGKTTMAKIIAKQMNYEFFELDGANLKSEDIRKIISKFETTLYKPLIFIDEFHRLSKTQQETLLIPMEKGKCIIMGATTENPKFVVSSGIRSRMMIFEFKPLSHDELTILLTKVQNVIKFEITNEAKDYLINSSGGDARSLLNLLEFALSADKSIGLNILKTLRSHRVSEGVSNSDTHYELTSALIKSLRGSDIDASIYYLARLIQGGEEPAFLARRMVIFASEDIGNANPNALNLATNVMLAVSKIGYPEARIILAQCAVYLASSPKSNSSYKAINDAIEFVENRPALPVPKYLINTDKAKSEYLYPHDFGGWVEQKYMSTQVKFYKSNAIGFEKTLDEWITKLKESYNEKI, from the coding sequence ATGGATTTAAGTAATGATTTTAGACCAAATAATATCAATGATATGGTCGGACAAAAAGATATTGTAGAGCTATTTTCTAAATTTATAAAATCTAAAAAGATACCTCATAGTCTATTTTTTGGTGCTACTGGTTGTGGTAAGACGACTATGGCAAAAATTATAGCAAAGCAGATGAATTATGAGTTTTTTGAACTCGACGGCGCAAATTTAAAGAGTGAAGATATAAGAAAAATTATATCTAAATTCGAAACTACTCTATATAAACCGTTGATTTTTATAGATGAGTTTCACAGGCTTAGTAAAACTCAGCAAGAGACTCTTTTGATTCCTATGGAAAAAGGAAAATGTATCATTATGGGCGCTACTACAGAAAATCCTAAATTTGTTGTTAGTAGTGGGATAAGATCAAGAATGATGATATTTGAGTTCAAACCTCTTAGCCATGATGAGCTAACGATTTTACTAACAAAAGTTCAAAATGTTATTAAATTTGAAATAACAAATGAAGCAAAAGATTATCTTATTAACAGTAGCGGGGGAGATGCTAGAAGCCTTTTAAATTTACTTGAGTTTGCATTGAGCGCGGATAAAAGTATTGGTTTAAATATATTAAAAACTCTTCGTTCTCATAGAGTAAGTGAAGGCGTAAGTAACAGTGATACGCATTATGAGTTGACAAGCGCACTTATAAAAAGTCTGCGCGGTAGCGATATAGATGCTAGTATTTATTATCTAGCAAGGCTTATACAAGGCGGTGAAGAGCCGGCATTTTTAGCTAGACGTATGGTGATATTTGCTAGTGAAGACATAGGAAATGCAAATCCTAACGCACTAAATTTAGCTACTAACGTTATGTTAGCTGTTAGTAAAATAGGCTATCCTGAAGCTAGAATTATATTGGCTCAATGCGCCGTGTATTTGGCAAGTTCACCAAAATCAAACTCAAGTTATAAAGCTATAAATGATGCTATAGAATTTGTAGAAAACAGACCTGCGTTGCCGGTGCCAAAGTATCTCATAAATACAGATAAGGCAAAAAGCGAATATCTATATCCGCATGATTTTGGAGGCTGGGTAGAGCAAAAATATATGAGCACACAAGTTAAATTTTATAAAAGTAATGCAATAGGTTTTGAAAAAACCTTAGATGAATGGATAACAAAATTAAAAGAGAGTTATAATGAAAAGATCTGA
- a CDS encoding DMT family transporter — MKNNSYIFGVFITLIGGVLWGFSGACGQYLFEQKGVSSDWLVPYRLLISGIILLSVYLIKSPKIIFLPFKNPKNIPQILVYAIIGLMMTQYSYFYSIELSNAAVATVIQYTAPVFILIVVCFMDKRLPYFKELVALGFAIFGVFFLATHGDFTTLVISQKALVFCFISALCVVVYNIVPKRLNKDFPISLVLGWGLIIGGTILSLYMKVWTLDGVNDLGGYLAVGGVILFGTVLAFSFYMTGVGIIGASRASLIAAIEPVAAAFFTSVWLGVRFVFFDYLGFILIMLCVFILSKKG; from the coding sequence ATGAAAAATAATAGCTACATTTTTGGCGTTTTCATCACGCTTATCGGCGGAGTTTTATGGGGTTTTAGCGGTGCTTGTGGTCAGTATCTTTTTGAACAAAAAGGAGTAAGCTCAGACTGGCTTGTTCCATATCGACTGCTTATATCTGGTATAATTTTACTATCAGTTTATCTTATAAAAAGTCCGAAAATAATTTTTCTTCCATTTAAGAATCCAAAAAATATACCGCAAATTTTAGTTTATGCGATTATAGGTCTTATGATGACTCAATACAGTTATTTTTACTCTATTGAGCTTTCAAATGCTGCAGTTGCAACTGTTATACAATACACGGCTCCGGTATTCATTTTGATAGTAGTATGCTTTATGGATAAGCGACTACCGTATTTTAAAGAGCTAGTAGCGCTTGGATTTGCTATATTTGGAGTATTTTTCTTGGCTACTCATGGGGATTTTACCACTCTTGTTATAAGTCAAAAAGCTCTTGTATTTTGTTTTATAAGCGCACTTTGCGTGGTTGTTTATAACATAGTTCCAAAACGTCTTAATAAAGATTTTCCTATATCTTTGGTGCTTGGCTGGGGTCTTATCATCGGTGGAACTATCTTGAGTTTATATATGAAAGTTTGGACTTTAGATGGGGTTAACGATCTTGGCGGATACTTGGCTGTTGGCGGAGTTATACTATTTGGAACGGTTTTAGCTTTTAGTTTTTATATGACCGGAGTAGGTATAATAGGAGCTAGTAGAGCAAGTCTTATAGCCGCCATTGAACCTGTTGCCGCCGCATTTTTTACTTCTGTTTGGCTGGGAGTTAGGTTTGTATTTTTTGATTATTTAGGGTTTATACTGATAATGCTTTGCGTTTTTATATTATCAAAAAAAGGCTAA
- the tpx gene encoding thiol peroxidase — MSNVTFQGNPVTLSGNSVNVGQVAPEVELVGKDLSTFKVGGATGKYQVLVVVPSLDTGVCAAEARKFNEKMASKSGVSISIISMDLPFAMGRFCTTEGIENLRVGSDFRGAKFGNAYGVLVKDSPLEGLLTRAVFVLDKDGVVKYKEIVSEITTEPNYEAVLHAISDGCGCH, encoded by the coding sequence ATGTCAAATGTAACATTCCAAGGTAATCCGGTAACTTTAAGCGGAAATAGTGTAAATGTAGGTCAAGTAGCACCAGAAGTTGAGTTGGTAGGCAAAGATCTTTCTACATTCAAAGTAGGCGGAGCTACGGGCAAATATCAAGTTTTAGTTGTAGTGCCTTCACTTGATACTGGAGTATGCGCAGCTGAAGCTAGAAAATTTAATGAAAAAATGGCTAGCAAAAGTGGAGTATCTATAAGCATTATATCTATGGATCTTCCATTTGCTATGGGTAGATTTTGCACTACAGAAGGTATCGAAAATTTGAGAGTAGGTAGTGATTTTAGAGGTGCCAAATTCGGTAATGCATACGGTGTGCTTGTAAAAGATAGCCCACTTGAAGGACTTCTTACAAGAGCTGTTTTTGTACTAGACAAAGACGGAGTTGTAAAATATAAAGAGATAGTTAGCGAGATAACAACAGAGCCAAACTATGAAGCTGTTTTACATGCTATTAGCGATGGTTGTGGTTGCCATTAA
- a CDS encoding RDD family protein — MSQKPKAVPSALISRVKAFIIDMFLIAVPLLYITTYLILDGKNDFQHNQLAIFGVWLVFGVIQSLFFALNAQSPGYRSQNIYLVSLDGKKAGFISYMLRYILFITTFIFGGSLFCFFRKDKRNIQDLLTSTIVVTKR; from the coding sequence ATGAGCCAAAAACCAAAAGCCGTTCCGTCTGCTCTTATAAGCCGAGTAAAGGCTTTTATAATAGATATGTTTCTTATAGCCGTGCCTCTTTTATATATAACAACATATTTGATTTTAGACGGTAAAAATGATTTTCAGCATAATCAGCTTGCCATATTTGGCGTTTGGTTGGTTTTTGGTGTTATCCAAAGTCTATTTTTTGCACTTAATGCTCAAAGCCCCGGATATAGATCACAAAATATATATCTTGTGAGCTTAGATGGCAAAAAAGCCGGATTTATCTCTTATATGCTCCGCTATATTCTTTTTATAACTACTTTTATATTTGGCGGATCACTATTTTGTTTTTTTAGGAAAGATAAGCGTAATATTCAAGATTTGCTTACGAGTACTATTGTAGTGACTAAAAGATAA
- the pyrE gene encoding orotate phosphoribosyltransferase, with the protein MNLEDIYRDAGAYLKGHFLLSSANHSEYYLQSAKVLENPILAGKLADELFEVIKNAGVEFDSVCSPALGGILAGYELARAGAKRFIFTERVEKVMSLRRGFSVAKGEKFIICEDIITTGGSALESAKIIEELGGVVVGFAALANRGFCKVHNMRNEGKSSCKLPVDKPLFALGNFEFEIYTPEECPLCKTGSKAIKPGSRGN; encoded by the coding sequence ATGAACTTAGAAGATATTTACCGTGATGCGGGAGCGTATTTAAAGGGGCATTTTTTACTCAGCAGCGCAAACCACTCTGAGTATTATTTGCAAAGCGCAAAGGTTTTAGAAAATCCTATTTTAGCCGGAAAATTAGCAGACGAACTATTTGAAGTTATAAAAAACGCAGGAGTGGAGTTTGATAGTGTTTGCTCTCCTGCTCTTGGAGGAATTTTAGCTGGATATGAGCTGGCGCGTGCCGGAGCTAAAAGATTTATATTTACTGAAAGAGTAGAAAAAGTAATGAGCTTAAGACGCGGATTTAGCGTTGCTAAGGGCGAAAAATTTATTATTTGCGAAGATATTATCACTACTGGAGGCTCAGCTCTTGAAAGCGCTAAGATTATAGAAGAGTTGGGCGGCGTGGTGGTTGGATTTGCGGCACTTGCAAATAGAGGATTTTGTAAAGTTCATAATATGAGAAACGAAGGCAAATCAAGTTGTAAACTTCCTGTTGATAAACCTCTATTTGCTCTTGGAAATTTTGAGTTTGAAATTTATACTCCAGAAGAGTGCCCTCTTTGTAAAACCGGCAGCAAAGCTATAAAACCAGGAAGTCGCGGCAACTGA
- the frr gene encoding ribosome recycling factor: MLDEIYKNQKAFSDKALEVLKRDFTTLRTGKVNINIVDHINVDYYGSPTALNQVATVLATDASTISISPWEKTMLKAISSAIQAANIGVNPNNDGDSVKLFFPPMTTEDRQKNAKEARSMGEKAKVAIRNIRKDANDDIKKIEKDKSVSEDEIKKGYDEVQKITDSYISKIDQLVKDKEAELLKV; this comes from the coding sequence ATGTTAGATGAAATTTATAAAAACCAAAAAGCATTTTCAGATAAAGCTTTAGAAGTTTTGAAGCGTGATTTTACCACTCTTAGAACAGGTAAGGTAAATATAAATATAGTAGATCATATAAATGTTGATTACTACGGCAGTCCTACTGCGTTGAATCAAGTAGCTACGGTGCTTGCTACCGATGCTAGTACTATATCTATTTCTCCATGGGAGAAAACCATGCTAAAAGCTATATCTTCTGCTATTCAAGCAGCAAATATCGGAGTAAATCCAAATAATGATGGAGATAGCGTTAAACTATTTTTTCCTCCTATGACTACAGAAGATAGACAAAAAAATGCAAAAGAGGCGAGATCTATGGGTGAAAAAGCCAAAGTTGCCATAAGAAATATTAGAAAAGACGCAAACGATGATATCAAAAAAATAGAAAAAGATAAATCAGTTAGCGAAGACGAAATAAAAAAGGGCTATGATGAGGTTCAAAAAATCACAGATAGTTATATATCAAAGATTGATCAACTCGTTAAAGACAAAGAAGCAGAGCTTTTAAAGGTTTAA
- a CDS encoding polysaccharide deacetylase family protein: protein MRLLLSFFLFATWMFADAHILIYHRFGDDRYPSTNISLQNLREQFKYFNENGYEIVPLKKLIQKVKNSEYIPDNWLVLTIDDGYKSFYKNGFPIFKEFGYPFTLFVYVEASQKKYGDYMSFDDIKDVQNWGAEIGYHSYSHKYMTYLNESEIKDDFEKGIQIFEHNLGYKPQYFSYPYGEYNQTITNMAKEYGLEASFNQNSGAVSASSSIGDLDRIPSMDGTNLKAMLSSRYLKADFIQPLTYPSNSILDNVIAKIDSNSTSAQLYISGLGSMRVDVSDGIIDVNISKKLTKRRVRVIINDGHKTTTQMIIKDKNVR from the coding sequence ATGCGGTTATTATTATCTTTTTTCCTGTTTGCAACTTGGATGTTTGCAGATGCCCATATCTTGATATATCATAGATTTGGCGACGATAGATATCCGAGTACTAATATATCGCTCCAAAATTTACGCGAGCAGTTTAAATATTTTAATGAAAACGGATATGAGATAGTGCCCCTTAAAAAGTTAATTCAAAAAGTTAAAAATTCAGAATATATACCGGATAATTGGTTGGTTTTAACTATAGATGACGGATATAAAAGCTTTTATAAAAACGGATTTCCTATTTTTAAGGAATTTGGATATCCATTTACCCTTTTTGTTTATGTTGAGGCTTCGCAGAAAAAGTACGGCGATTATATGAGTTTTGATGATATAAAAGATGTGCAGAACTGGGGTGCCGAGATAGGATATCATAGCTATTCACATAAATATATGACGTATTTAAACGAGTCTGAAATTAAAGATGATTTTGAAAAAGGCATCCAAATTTTTGAACATAATTTAGGATATAAACCACAGTATTTTAGCTATCCTTATGGCGAGTATAATCAAACTATAACTAATATGGCAAAAGAGTATGGATTAGAAGCTAGTTTTAACCAAAACTCAGGAGCCGTATCTGCTAGTAGCAGTATAGGCGATTTAGATAGAATACCGTCTATGGACGGAACAAATTTAAAGGCGATGTTGTCAAGCAGATATTTAAAAGCTGATTTCATACAGCCATTAACATATCCATCAAATTCTATTTTAGATAATGTAATAGCAAAAATAGATTCAAACTCTACATCTGCTCAATTATATATAAGCGGCTTGGGATCTATGAGAGTTGATGTGAGTGATGGTATTATAGATGTAAATATCTCAAAAAAGCTTACAAAAAGACGAGTTAGAGTAATAATAAATGACGGTCACAAAACAACAACCCAAATGATTATAAAGGATAAAAATGTTAGATGA